The Cetobacterium sp. 8H DNA window ACCAGCAACAATAAGTGTTATAACAGCAGCAAATTGAGACCCCATTGAGTTGAATATTATTTTCAAATCAGAGATAGTTTTTTTAAATGCTTTTTTTCTAATCCCTTCAATAACCATACTTAGAGTAATGCTTAATAGCATAGCAACTTCAACATTCATTTTTATAGAGCTTTTAAATAAAGAACTAAACCCTAAAATTATGATAAGTGGAACTATAGGCAGTATTGCATAAAAACTTGGAACAGTTACTTCATCATCATATGTTTGTTGTGCAAAATCAGCTTTTTCTTCTGCTGTAAGATGTCTATCACCAATTTTTTGTACAAAATAGTGAGTTATAGCGATAGCTGCAATTACAAAAATAGCAACAGGTAGTTGATACTTAACAAAATATAAGGCTGCATCAATGTTAGCAGTTTTAGCAGCAAGTACAGAATTCCCAGAGGCAGGTCCTAAATCTAAGCATGCCGTAGTACCAATAACAGCTGTAGCAGATAATGGGCTAGCACCAAGAGAGATAAGAATAGGATAAACTGTAACCATAAGTAAAACTCCAAGTCCAGAAGCACTAGGTATAAAGATGTTAAGTATTTGCCCAATAACATACGTTAAAGCCAAAACAATATATGGCGAATTTAGTTTTTTCATAGGTGCAGTTGTTATTTTAACAAGAGCTTTACTGGCACCAATGTGATCCATGTATTTAGCAAAACCACCAACTACCATAATAGTTAAACCAAGACCTGCTGTTGTCTTAGAAAAAGTTACTTTTAAATATTCAAAAATATCTAAAAAAGTAGATCCGATAGATGCTTTTTCAGCAAGAACAGGTGTGTTGTTTAAAAGGATTGCAGTGCATAATAAAAGGAATCCGCCAACAAAAAGAACTCCTTGTGGATAGTATTTCTTTACAATAAAAAATCCAACAAAAAAGATAATAAAAAGTGTGATGAAAAAAATCATTGAGTAAATCCTCCTTAAAAATATTAAAATCTATCCCTAATTAAATGTATAAAATTTGAAATTTAAAAATTAATTAAGAACAATTTTCACTAATTATACACATTTTAATCACAAGTGTCAACAAAGAACAAGTAGAAAAAAATTAAATCTAAAAAAATAGCACAAGAAGAATAAAAGTAATCATAGAATGATCAAATTTTCATAATAAATTTTAAATCAAATAAAAAAAGTTGACAGAATACTAGTATTAAATATATAATTGAACATAAAAGTGTTCTTTAAATAACTAAAATAATAATTTTCAGAACAAAAATATTTGGAAAAATACTTTCAAAAAATGGAGGACCTGATATGAAATATAGTTACTACCCAGGGTGTACTTTAAAAACTAAGGCAAAAGACTTAGAAGAGCACGCTTTGGCTGCAGCAGAATCGCTAGGTATTTCTCTAGAAGAGATTGAGAATTGGCAGTGTTGTGGTGGAGTTTACCCTCAAAGTGATGGAGAAGTGGCACAAAAATTATCTTCTGTAAGAAGTTTAGTATCAGCAAGAGATAAGGGGGAAAAATTGTTGACTCTTTGTTCAGCTTGTCACAATGTTATTAAAAGAGTCAATAACGATATTAAAACAAAAGGTAATGTAAAGAAAAAAGCAAATTTATATTTAGAACTTGAAAAAGAGTATTCGGGTGAAACTGAAGTTGTTCATTATTTAGAAATGCTAAAAAATGATGTGACTTTTGAAGTTTTAAAAGAAAAAGTATCAAATCCATTAAAAGGAAGGAAAATAGGAGCTTATTATGGATGTTTGCTTCTTAGACCTCAAAAAGAGATGGCTTTTGATAATCCTGAGAATCCTAGTGTTATGGAAGACTTTATTTCTGCTCTTGGAGCGGATGCTATAAAATATCCATACAGAACAGAGTGTTGTGGTGGATATTTATCAGTAAACAATAAAGCTTTAGCAGAAAATATGAGTGATAAAATCATGAGATCAGCTGAATTAGCAGGAATTGAAGAGATAATTACAGCGTGTCCTCTATGTAAATATAATTTAGAAAATAAGAGTTCAAAAGTAAAAGTAACTTATTTTACAGAATTATTAGCGGAGTCTCTTGGAATTATAAGTGGGGAGGGGAAATAGTGATAAATATAAAAATAAATCCTAAAAAAAACTCACGTGTACAAAAGATACTAGATTTAAGTAAAGAAAGAATAGATGACTGTATGCAGTGTGGAAAATGTTCTGCAGGATGTCCAGCGAATGCAGGAATGGATGTATTACCTCATCAAGTAATAAGATTTTTACAAATTGGAGATGTAGATAGTATTAAAAATTCAAAATCTATTTGGAACTGTGCAGCTTGTTTTACATGTGAATCTCGTTGTCCTAGAAACGTAAGTGTTTCAAAATTGATGGAAGCGGTAAGACAAACAATTGTCAGAAAACAAGGTGGAGATATGTTAAATCCAAATTTCGTTTCAAAATTGATGGAAGACAAAAAAATGCCACAGCAAGCTGTAGTAAGTGGATTCCGTAAATACAGTAAGTAATTTTTAGAAGTTTGAGGAGGAAATTCAGTGCGTAGAATAGGGGTATTTGTTTGTTGGTGTGGAAGTAACATTGCCGGAACTGTGGATGTTGAAAAAGTTAGAGAAGCAGTAAAAGATATGCCAGGCGTTGTTCATTCGGTAGATTACCAATATATGTGCTCAGAGGTAGGGCAAAATTATTTAAAAGATGCAATAAAAGAGAAAAATTTAGATAGAATAGTTGTGGCATCATGTTCACCAAGAATGCATGAGGCTACATTTAGAAAAGCTGCTGAATCAGCAGGATTAAATCCATATTTAGTGGAAATAGCAAATATAAGAGAACATTGTTCATGGGTTCATAAAGATAAAGAGGTAGGAACAGAAAAAGCAATATCTTTAACAAAGGCAGCTATAGCTAAAGCGACTTTAAATGAAGAGCTGGTATCTGGGACAACTCAAGTAGAAAAAAGAGCTCTTGTAATTGGTGGTGGAATAGCAGGAATTCAAACTGCTTTGGATATAGCAGATGCGGGGTATTTAGTAGATATCGTTGAGCAAACACCAAGTATTGGAGGGAAAATGGCTCAAATAGATAAAACTTTCCCAACTCTAGATTGTTCTGCATGTATATTAACACCAAAAATGGTTGATGCGGCTGCCCATCCAAATATAACTCTTTACACTTATAGTGAAATTGAAAGTGTAAATGGATTTGTAGGAAACTTTAATGTTGCAATTAAAAAGAAACCTCGTTATGTGGATATGGATAAGTGTACAGGATGTGGAGTATGCATTGAAAAATGTCCGTCAAAAAAAGGGAAAAGTGAATTTGAAGAGGGGTTAGCTACTAGAACAGCAATCTATACACCGTTTGCTCAATCAGTACCTAAAGTTCCTGTAATAGACAAAGAGCAGTGCTTAAAGTTTAAAACAGGTAAGTGTGGAATATGTTCTGCTGTGTGTGGAACAAAAGCTGTAAAGTTTGACCAAGAAGAAGAAATTGTTAATCAAACTTATGGAGCAATTGTTTTAGCTACAGGTTTTGATTTGATAAAGTTAGATAACTTTGGTGAATTCCATAATGAGCACCCTGATGTTATAACAGGATTAGAGTTTGAAAGATTAACTAATGCGGCGGGGCCTACAAAAGGTAAATTTGTAAAACCTTCAAATGGAGAAAGACCTAAAAAAGTTGTTTTTGTTCAATGTGTAGGATCGAGAGATAAAAGTGAAAGAGGAAAATCATATTGTTCAAAAATTTGTTGTATGTATACAGCAAAACATGCGATGTTAATAAAAGATAAATATCCAGATACAGAGGTTTATGTATTTTATATAGATGTACGTACTCCAGGTAAAAACTTTGATGAGTTTCATAGAAGAGCGGTAGAAGAGTATGGAGTTCACTATATAAAAGGTATGGTTGGAAAGGTAATGCCAGAAGGAGAGAAGTTAATGGTTCAAGCTATAGATTCTCTATCAGGAACACCTTTAGAAATAGATGCAGATATGGTTGTTTTAGCATCTGCAACACAGGCAAAACCAGATGCTGTAGCATTAAAAAGAAAGCTTAACATAAGTAGTGACTTAAATAATTTCTTTACAGAAGCACATCCTAAATTAAAACCAGTAGAGACAGCATCCGCTGGAATATATTTAGCAGGAGCATGTCAAGGGCCAAAAGATATTCCTGAGACTGTAGCCCAAGCTAGTGCAGCGGCAGCAAAAGCTATAATATTGCTAAGCAAAAAAGAACTTACAAATAATGCATGTGTGTCAAATGTAAATAAAAATATCTGTAGCGGATGTAAAGCGTGTTCAAAGATGTGTCCATATGATGCTATTAGCATAAAGATGATGGATATATATGAGCATGGTAAAGTAATAAGAAAAGAGGTTGCTGAAGTAAACGAAGCACTTTGTCAAGGATGTGGAGGATGTACTGTATCTTGTCGTCCTGGAGCTATTGATTTAAGAGGATTTACTAACAAACAGATAATGGCGGAGGTAGACGCAATATGTCTTTAGAAATAAATAAAAAAGAAGAATTTAAACCTTTAATAGTTGCATTTTGCTGTAACTGGTGTAGCTATGCAGGAGCGGATTTGGCTGGAACAAGTAGATTAAATTATCCAGCAAACGTAAAGATAATTCGTGTTCCTTGTTCATGTAGAGTAAATCCTAACTTTGTTTTACGTGCTTTCCAAAAAGGGGCAGACGGTGTTGTAATGGCAGGATGCCATCCAGGGGACTGTCATTATTCAACAGGGAACTATTATACAAGAAGACGTTTTTCTATATTCACAAACCTGCTTGAATTTATGGGAATTGAAAAAGATCGTTTCAAAGTGGATTGGATATCTGCAGCAGAGGCTAATAAATTCTCTACAGTAATGAATGATATTTTAGATAAAGTTCATAAATTAGGACCAAATAGGAAGTTGAGGGATACGAGATGGGAAAGATAGAGATGATATTAAATGCTAAAGAGGATTTTAAATTAGGAAAAATTCAGATGATTTTAGGGTGGAAAAAAGAGGATGAGTCTATAGAATCAATACCAGCTTTTATAGAGAGTGTTGAAGAGTTAGAAGAATTGATCTATGACGAGTACTGTGTAAATAACCTTTCAAAATATTTAATAGAAGAAGCTAAAAATGGGAAAAAAGTAGGGATTTTTCTAAAAAAATGTGATGCTTTAGGAATGGAACAAATGATAAAAGATAATAGAATTTTATCTGAAAATATAGTACCTTATCAAGTTGAGTGTTCAGGGATGAAAGATTTTCAAACAGGAGAAATCTTTAAGAAATGTCAAAAATGTTTAGATGAATCTCAAGATAAATATGCAGAAGTTAAAGAAATAGAAAATATGACTCATGATGAAAGATATGATTATTGGATGGGAGAGCTTTCTAAATGTATCAGATGTAATGCATGCAGAAATATATGTCCTGCTTGTAACTGTGAAACATGTGTTTTTGAGAAAAAAGATGAGGATATATTGGGAAAAGCTAATAATGAAAGTGAAACAGGATTCTATCAAATAATAAGAGCATATCATGTAGCGGGACGTTGTTCTGACTGTGGAGAGTGCGAAAGAATATGTCCTGTTGGAATCCCACTTGGAAAAATTAATAAAAAAATAATAAAAGATATAGAAGAGCTTTATGGAAAAGAGGATGACGATACATTATCAAGCTTTAATTTAGAAGATGACGACACATTTACAGAGAAAAAAGGAGGGAAGTAATGAAAAAAATATCTAAAAATAATCTTTTATTAGCGTGGCAAAAAATAGATGAAAAATTTGATTTATTCCTTCCAAAATCAGAAAATGGAAATGTAAAGTTTAAAAACTTTGAAGAAAGTGGAGAAGTTGATTTAACTACTCTTAAAACTAGTATACCTTTAAAAAACTTTGTGTTTCCTCAAACAGAAACTTTTTTAAAGTTTAAAACAAAAGATAAGAAGATAAAATTTGATATTACAAGTGTTTCGGAAGATGAATATGTAATATTTGGTTCAAGACCTTGTGATATAAAATCTTTGGAGATCTTAGACAACATCTTTTTAAGAGAGCCAGTGGATACATATTATAAAGCTCATAGGGATAGAGCTATTATAATATCTTTAGCTTGTAAAAATCCGGAGAGTAGCTGTTTTTGTGGAGCTTTTGAAATAGAGCCAACATCAGTAAATAAAGCTACAGATATCTCTTTAATTGAAGCTGGAGATTTCTATTATTGGAATACTATTAGTGAAAAAGGTCAAAAAATAACTGAGCTTTTAAAAGATGTTTTAGAAGAGGTCTCATCAGAAGATTTAGTAGTTTTAAATATTGAAAAAGATAGAATTAAATTGGAATTGGAGAAGTTGCCTTTAAATTCTTTAGATTTAGAAAAAATAGATGGTGATCTTCAAGAGATTTTTGATAAAGAGAAGGTGTGGAAAGAGCTTTCAAGAAGATGTTTAGCTTGTGGTTCTTGTACATATGTATGTCCAACTTGTCACTGTTATGATGTTAAAGATTATGCAGGGAATAATGCTGGAGAAAGATTCCGTTGCTGGGATTCATGTATGTTCTCAGATTTTACTTTGATGGCTCATGGGAATCCAAGAACTGATCAAATGCAAAGAGTTAGACAAAGATTTATGCATAAACTTGTTTACTATCCAAATAATCACGAGGGAACATATTCTTGTGTTGGATGTGGAAGATGTATAGAAAAATGCCCTGTTCATATAGATATAGTTAAAGTAATAAAAAAATTGGTGGTGAATAAATAATGGCGTGTACTTGTCATGAAAAGGATCCTTTGGTTCCTAAGATAGCGAAATTAGAATTTGTAAGAAGAGATACTCCGGATGTAACAACATTTAGAATTGTATCACCAGAAGGAGAGGCTCCTTTTGAATTTAAGCCAGGTCAGTGTGCAATGATTTCTGTACCACCTTTAGGTGAGGCAATATTTTCAATAACATCTTCTCCAACTGAGGAAGGATATATAGAGTGTAGTATAAAAAAGTGTGGTGCTGTAACAGATTATCTTCACACTTTAGAAGCTGGAGATGAAATTGGAATAAGGGGGCCATACGGAAACAACTTTCCAATTGAAGAGTTGAAAAATAAAGATTTATTATTTATAGGAGGGGGGATAGGACTAGCACCTCTTAGATCGGTAATAAATTATGTTATGGATAGAAGAGATGAATTTGGAAAGGTAGATATAGTTTATGGAGCTAGAACACCTGAAGATTTAGTTCATCCAAACGATATATATAATGTTTGGCCGGCAGAAAAAAATACAGACGTTTATTTAACTGTTGATAGAGAAGCTAAAAATTGGAATGGAAATGTTGGATTTGTGCCTAACTATGTTAAGGAATTAGGGTTTGATACAAATAAGGTTGCATTAGTTTGTGGACCACCAATTATGATAAAATATGTTCTTCAAGGATTAGAAGAGATAGGATTTAAAAAAGAACAGGTTTATACAACTTTAGAATTAAAAATGAAATGTGGATTTGGAAAGTGTGGACGTTGTAATATCGGAGATAAATATGTTTGTAAAGATGGACCAGTATTTAGATGTGATGAAATAACTGAGCTTCCAGATGAATATTAATACCCTACAGGAGGAAAAAAAAGTGACTGATAAAAAAATGGTTGATGTATATATACTAGGAAAAAAGTATTCTGTTCCGAATACTCTAACGATAATGGAATCGATGGAGTATGCAGGGTATCAATTAAAAAGAGGATGTGGATGTAGATCAGGTTTCTGTGGAGCATGTGCAACTGTTTATAGAGTAAAAGGAAATAAAGAGATGAAGGTTGTTCTTGCTTGTCAAAGTAAGGTAGAAGATAATATGTATTTAACTCAAATCCCTTTCTTCCCAGGGGATAAAGGAGTTTATGATTTAAATAATTTGGAAGCAACTGCAGATACAATAGCGAAATATTATCCTGAAGTTTATAAATGTATTGGATGTAACTCTTGTACAAAAGGATGTTCTCAAAGTCTAGATGTAATGCAATATATCGGGTATGCTCAAAGAGGAGAATTAGAAAAGTGTGCTCATGCATCTTTTGACTGCGTATCTTGTGGAATATGTGCAACGAGATGTCCAGCAGGAATAACGCACTACAATGTAGGACTTTTAGCTCGTAGACTTACAGGTAAGTATATAGCAGCTCAAACTGCTCATTTAAATGAGAGAGTAGAAGAGATCTATGAAGGGGTTCATGATAGTGCTCTAGAAGAGTTAATGGGTAAGACTACAGACGAATTAAAGTCATTATATAATAATAGAGACATCACAAAATAGGAAAATTGGAGGAGATTTAATGTATACACCAGAAATGAGAGAACTTATAAAAAAAGTTGAAGAAACTCGTTCTCAAAGAATCGCTAAAGGAGATTTTCCAAGAATGACTGCTGAAGAGAAAACAGAAGTTTTAGAAGAAAATCATCCTGATTACATAGAAAGTGGATTTGTTGAACTAAAAGTTGGTCCAAATAAAGGTGAAAAAGTACCTAATGAACTAGGTGAACTTTTACAAGGTAAAAGTAGAATTGAAGAATTGAAAATAGATTTAAACAAAGTGGATTATGAAGCAGATGTCTTAATTATTGGAGGTGGAGGATCAGGTGCAGCAGCAGCACTTGAAGCTCATAAAGCTGGTTCAAAAGTAATTATAGCCACAAAATTACGTTTTGGAGATGCAAATACAATGATGGCAGAAGGTGGAATTCAGGCAGCTGATAAACCGGATGATTCACCAGCTTTACACTATTTGGATGTTATGGGTGGAGGTCATTATTCAAATGTTCCTGAATTGGCAGCAGCTCTAGTAAAAGACGCACCAGTTGCAATAAAATGGTTAGATGACTTAGGTGTTATGTTTGACAAAGAAAAAGATGGAACTATGGTCACAACTCATGGTGGAGGAACTTCAAGAAGAAGAATGCATGCGGCAGCAGATTATTCTGGAGCTGAAATAATGCGTGTTTTAAGAGATGAAGTTCAAAATAAAGAGATTGAAGTTTTAGAATTTTCTCCAGCAGTAGAATTAATAATGGATACTGAAGGAAAAGTTGCAGGAGCAGTTCTTTTCAATATTGAAACAGAAGAGTATCATGTAGCTAGAGCTAAAACCGTTATAATTGCTACTGGTGGAGCAGGAAGACTTCATTATCAAGGGTTTCCAACTTCGAATCACTACGGGGCAACGGCTGACGGACTTGTGTTAGGATACAGAGTTGGAGCAAAATTAGCTTTTGCTGATACAATTCAATACCATCCTACAGGAGTAGCATATCCAGCTCAAATTTTTGGAGCTCTTGTGACAGAAAAAGTACGTAGCTTAGGGGCGACACCTTTAAATATTCATGGTGAGCAGTTTGTTTATCATTTAGAGACGAGAGATGTAGAAGCATCAGCAATAATAAGAGAGTGTAATATAAAAGGAAAAGGAATTCCAACTCCAAACGGAGGGCAAGGTGTTTGGTTAGATACTCCATTAATTGAGATACTAAATGGACCTGGAACTATTGAAAAAAGAGTTCCAGCAATGATGAGAATGTATCAAAAGTTTGGAATAGATATGAGAAAAGAACCAATACTAATCTATCCAACTCTTCATTATCAAAATGGTGGACTTTTAATAGATGAAAATGGTGCAACAAGTATAGAAAATCTTTATGTTGCAGGAGAAGCAGCAGGGGGAATCCATGGAAGAAATAGACTTATGGGTAACTCACTTCTAGATATTATTGTATTTGGAAGAAGAGCTGGAAAGTCAGCTGGAAATCTATCGAAAAAAGTGGAGTTAAAAGATTTAACTTTAAATCATGTAGAGGAATTTCATAGCATGTTGGCGGAGGCTGATTTAGTTACTAACTCGGTATCTCCTATGTTATTACCAAATTATACAAATAAAGGGAAGTAAATATGAGGAAAGAATACGATGAAACCTTAAATAAGAGTCTTAGAATATCTATTTCAGTTTTCTTATGTGTTTTTTTACTCAAAGTTATATTTGGTGTCAATCCTTTCTACGCTGCTATAGCAGCTGTATCTTGTTTGCAAGGTACTATAAAGGATTCTTTCAAAGTGGGGACTGAAAGAATAATAGGAACAATTTTTGGTGGGGGAATAGGTTTAATAGCCATATATTTTATATCGACAGAAGCAAGTGATTTTAAAGGGAGTTTGATCATAGGACTGTCTATGATGGTTATAATCTTTGGATCTACATATCTGTTAAAAAAACCAGCTTCAAATACAATAGCATGTATAGTCTTTTTAGGAATTGCTACAAATATGGAGGGAAGAGATCCTTATTATTGGGCTTTAAAAAGGATAATTACAACTATTATCGGAGTGATTATAGCACTCATTTGTAACTGGATTATAAGTGGCGAGTATAAAAAAAGTAAATTTTTTAAGAAAAAACATTTGACAGGAAATGAGGATATGTAGTATACTCACCCTAACATAAAACAGAAGAGAGGTTAGTTCACTTCCATATACGGAGCCTAAGGCCGACGGCGATGATGTTATGACCCTGTGAATTAAGTATTGTGAAGCTGCCATAACAATACGCTTATTAATTTTTATTAAGTTCTCTAAGGCATACCCTTTTTTGGGTATGCTTTTTCTTTTGGGTAGAATACTAAATCTTAAGGGGAGACAATATGAAAATATCTAAAACTTTATTAACAGGACTTTTAGCACTTTCAACAATAACTTTAGCAAAGATGGAGTATACTGGGGACAAATATCTAGGAAAAGATATTATAACAAACCTAGATGTTTCTGATTTAGATTCGGGAAAAGTATATGAGTTTTATTTTCAAGGTGTTGAAAATAGTTTAGGAAGACCTTGGTATGTGCCAGTAACGGTAATCAAAGGAGAGAAGGGTGGAAAGAGATTTCTTGTTAATTCTGGTGTTCATGGAAATGAGTTAAATCCTATACTTACTTCGTATAAGGTAAAGGAAAATTTAAACCCTAAAAATGTCAATGGAACGGTTACAATAGTCCATGGAATGAATGTTTCTGGACTTTTAAACAATACTAGAGGGTATAAGTTTGGAGCAAATTCAGAATCTACATCAGATTTGAATAGACAGATGGATGCAGGAAAAACAACTGCAGCAGATCAAAAATATTCAACACTAATTTGGCAGAATTTATTATCTAAAAATGCAGATAAGGTAATAGATTTACATACTAGTGGAAAGGGAAGTGAATTTCCATTATTTGTATATGCAGATTTTAGAAATCCAGATATTCAAAAGATGGCAGAGTTGACTGGTGCTGATGTTGTCAAGTTAGATAGTGGAGAAAAAGGTTCTGTAGAAACATCTTTTGTTGATGTTGGAATCCCAAGTATAACATTTGAGTTGGGCTCTTCTGAAACACAACAAGCAGAAATTGTAGCTAGAGCTGTAGATGGGGTTTTAAATAATATGATATATTTTGAAAATTTAACTGGAAAAGATATTAAGCCATATGAAGATACTTTTTATGGGAATAGTTGGAGTCGTATTCGTGCTGAAAAGGGTGGTTATGTAGAGAATAAAGTAAAAATAATGGATAAAGTAAAAAAAGGCGACCTTATGTTTGTTCAATATGATTCTTTTGGAAAGATTGTTAAGGAATATAAGTCTCCAAATAGTGGGATTGTTGTAAGTATTAAAGATTATCCATATAGTGAACCAGGGGATTCTCTAGGAAGAGTTATAGAGTATGATGCAAAAGATAAAGAACAATTTATAAAAAAATAAAAAAATGGGTCTAATTACTTTTTAGTAATTAGACCCATTTTTACTTAACTATTCCCAATCACCTTTTGATTTCCAGTATGTTGCAATCTCTTCTAGAGTTTTCCCCTTAGTTTCAGGAAGGAATAAAATTACTATAAAAAATATAAACATTGAAATTGAAAATATTCCAAAAGAAAATGATCCATGAAACTTTTCAGTCAGATATATATTGGCGTTTAATAATGGAAATGAGTATATAACAAGCCCATCTGTGAGCCAGTTGATCATACCAGCTAAGGAGTTTCCTTTAGAACGAATAACAGTT harbors:
- a CDS encoding FUSC family protein; protein product: MRKEYDETLNKSLRISISVFLCVFLLKVIFGVNPFYAAIAAVSCLQGTIKDSFKVGTERIIGTIFGGGIGLIAIYFISTEASDFKGSLIIGLSMMVIIFGSTYLLKKPASNTIACIVFLGIATNMEGRDPYYWALKRIITTIIGVIIALICNWIISGEYKKSKFFKKKHLTGNEDM
- a CDS encoding FAD-dependent oxidoreductase, whose product is MYTPEMRELIKKVEETRSQRIAKGDFPRMTAEEKTEVLEENHPDYIESGFVELKVGPNKGEKVPNELGELLQGKSRIEELKIDLNKVDYEADVLIIGGGGSGAAAALEAHKAGSKVIIATKLRFGDANTMMAEGGIQAADKPDDSPALHYLDVMGGGHYSNVPELAAALVKDAPVAIKWLDDLGVMFDKEKDGTMVTTHGGGTSRRRMHAAADYSGAEIMRVLRDEVQNKEIEVLEFSPAVELIMDTEGKVAGAVLFNIETEEYHVARAKTVIIATGGAGRLHYQGFPTSNHYGATADGLVLGYRVGAKLAFADTIQYHPTGVAYPAQIFGALVTEKVRSLGATPLNIHGEQFVYHLETRDVEASAIIRECNIKGKGIPTPNGGQGVWLDTPLIEILNGPGTIEKRVPAMMRMYQKFGIDMRKEPILIYPTLHYQNGGLLIDENGATSIENLYVAGEAAGGIHGRNRLMGNSLLDIIVFGRRAGKSAGNLSKKVELKDLTLNHVEEFHSMLAEADLVTNSVSPMLLPNYTNKGK
- a CDS encoding succinylglutamate desuccinylase/aspartoacylase family protein — translated: MKISKTLLTGLLALSTITLAKMEYTGDKYLGKDIITNLDVSDLDSGKVYEFYFQGVENSLGRPWYVPVTVIKGEKGGKRFLVNSGVHGNELNPILTSYKVKENLNPKNVNGTVTIVHGMNVSGLLNNTRGYKFGANSESTSDLNRQMDAGKTTAADQKYSTLIWQNLLSKNADKVIDLHTSGKGSEFPLFVYADFRNPDIQKMAELTGADVVKLDSGEKGSVETSFVDVGIPSITFELGSSETQQAEIVARAVDGVLNNMIYFENLTGKDIKPYEDTFYGNSWSRIRAEKGGYVENKVKIMDKVKKGDLMFVQYDSFGKIVKEYKSPNSGIVVSIKDYPYSEPGDSLGRVIEYDAKDKEQFIKK